Proteins co-encoded in one Megalopta genalis isolate 19385.01 unplaced genomic scaffold, iyMegGena1_principal scaffold0023, whole genome shotgun sequence genomic window:
- the LOC117217832 gene encoding uncharacterized protein LOC117217832 isoform X5 produces MTNAASLYEMARFGSYDIGVLLLLLLLLSVAGVSADIASDSYNYMLLIEDVHNYYGTTCIIIVRSNQCTDMNETTVTQIWTRSFSRSGILTVIVGFSDLAQETKKYEGCEVRPLYVVLLSTKKTLNEFATATGRIDISFPVWFVMFLPHQGDPLKSDCRSPTGNLFNLSFDTEMLVLCYDQPSLREWYSFRDNRTTVSNLAVWKPGQGLWPVTNGSLYARRNNLRKEIMRIAYVEESAFVAVENGVLTKYLGEVIQELSESLNFTIEVTNPMDSYGNLNEETQTWSGVIGELVADTVDIGVAEFSMTKRRLEVVDFTLPLILSRMRVYFKKPDGSSVRWTAYVKEFDRHVWTGIAFTVLAVPIVLTLMKTRGRLFAKVVGEYYINVWGIYCQQGMPEFPQETSQRLAFVSIFVSALIIASAYSASLISNLTVSTVSLPFSTLEQFAHDGSYKLIVFRDSADYDTIVSGNDSVSFRLQKLLKKKDYLPLSVTDGFRQVATIERQRRDQQAEEHVPLADQRLPAGLSRGHFGQRHAAPRHRSVRRGRRMPDTNIGENVLSLLRQGEPLRDDSEEAPTESEQKRRSEKIRAESCGIRASRQRRSVVAITGGEKQAGRDIIVSRNFLPSDALGLPRTIDTLYRYPQNEEEASTIMRIVVDQQARLINRFRFVPRGNIVADHKGKLVVNFRVSFRPLAFRRVSMDLSSREFLFLCHPLRSNQSRVTSFTGDVGKLLLAESMAGDERRLRVVVTTIVFSLPRLQRQKSVDVEREQRAVAALKYIKYAKTKPRRSLFESDVPIARDQLTQTPFQFANFSKRSHFFYINFLLR; encoded by the exons ATGACAAATGCCGCTTCGTTGTACGAGATGGCACGGTTCGGTAGCTACGATATCGgcgtgctgctgctgctgctgctgcttctgTCCGTGGCAGGCGTTTCCGCGGATATAGCGAGCGACAGTTATAATTATATGCTGCTGATCGAAGACGTACACAACTATTACGGAACGACCTGCATAATAATCGTGCGTTCGAACCAATGCACCG ATATGAACGAGACGACCGTGACGCAAATATGGACCCGATCGTTCTCCCGCAGCGGCATCCTGACCGTGATCGTCGGCTTTTCCGATCTTGCACAGGAGACCAAGAAGTACGAAGGTTGCGAGGTGCGTCCGTTATACGTCGTCCTTCTCAGCACAAAGAAGACCCTGAACGAGTTTGCAACGGCCACCGGACGGATCGATATCTCCTTTCCCGTTTGGTTCGTGATGTTCCTTCCGCACCAGGGAGATCCCCTGAAATCCGACTGTCGGAGCCCGACCGGGAACCTGTTCAATCTATCGTTCGATACCGAGATGCTGGTGTTGTGCTACGACCAGCCATCTTTGAGGGAGTGGTACTCGTTTCGGGATAACCGTACAACGGTCTCGAATCTAGCCGTATGGAAACCTGGACAAGGACTTTGGCCCGTGACGAACGGGAGTCTGTACGCGAGGAGGAACAACCTGCGCAAAGAGATCATGCGAATCGCCTACGTCGAG GAGTCCGCGTTCGTCGCGGTCGAGAACGGGGTCCTCACGAAATACCTCGGCGAGGTGATCCAGGAGCTGAGCGAGTCGTTGAACTTCACGATCGAAGTGACGAACCCTATGGATTCGTACGGCAATCTGAACGAGGAAACGCAAACCTGGTCGGGCGTGATAGGCGAACTGGTCGCGGATACGGTCGACATAGGCGTCGCGGAATTCAGCATGACCAAACGCCGACTGGAGGTGGTGGATTTCACGCTGCCGCTGATCCTATCCCGCATGAGGGTGTACTTCAAGAAGCCCGACGGTTCCTCCGTACGGTGGACCGCCTACGTCAAG GAGTTCGACAGGCACGTCTGGACGGGGATAGCGTTCACGGTCCTCGCCGTGCCGATCGTGCTGACTCTCATGAAGACGAGGGGACGTCTCTTCGCAAAAGTCGTCGGGGAATATTACATAAACGTTTGGGGAATATATTGCCAGCAAGGCATGCCAG AATTTCCGCAAGAAACCTCGCAGAGACTCGCTTTCGTATCGATTTTCGTGTCGGCGTTGATCATCGCGTCCGCTTACTCCGCTTCGTTGATCAGCAATTTGACCGTCTCCACGGTTAGCCTGCCGTTCTCTACTCTCGAGCAGTTCGCGCACGATGGTTCTTACAAGTTGATCGTGTTCAGAGACAGCGCGGACTACGATACGATAGTT TCGGGCAACGACAGCGTCTCGTTCAGGTTGCAGAAGCTTTTGAAGAAGAAAGACTACTTGCCTTTGTCGGTGACGGACGGCTTTCGACAG GTTGCAACGATTGAAAGACAACGGCGTGATCAACAAGCTGAGGAACATGTACCTCTTGCCGACCAACGATTACCAGCAGGGCTATCCCGTGGTCACTTTGGGCAGCGTCACGCCGCTCCTCGCCATCGTAGTGTGCGGCGTGGTCGTAGGATGCCTGATACTAACATTGGAGAAAATGTGTTATCGCTGCTGCGACAAGGAGAGCCGTTGCGAGACGATTCGGAAGAAGCTCCGACGGAATCCGAGCAGAAGAGGCGGAGCGAGAAGATACGCGCGGAGTCCTGTGGGATACGCGCATCGAGACAACGGAGATCGGTCGTTGCGATAACGGGGGGCGAGAAACAGGCGGGGCGAGATATAATTGTTTCACGAAACTTTCTGCCGAGCGACGCGCTCGGGCTCCCTCGTACAATCGATACATTGTATCGTTACCCGCAAAACGAGGAAGAAGCCTCGACAATAATGCGCATTGTCGTCGATCAACAGGCTCGTCTTATCAATCGCTTTCGCTTCGTGCCGCGCGGCAACATCGTCGCGGATCACAAGGGTAAATTAGTTGTAAATTTCCGCGTATCGTTTCGCCCGCTGGCGTTTCGGCGGGTTTCGATGGATCTTTCGAGTCGCGAGTTTCTATTTTTGTGCCATCCTCTGCGCTCCAATCAGTCCCGAGTTACCTCGTTTACCGGCGATGTCGGTAAATTGCTACTCGCCGAAAGCATGGCTGGAGACGAGAGACGGCTTCGCGTTGTCGTAACGACTATCGTTTTCTCTCTGCCGAGACTACAACGGCAAAAATCGGTCGACGtcgaacgagaacaacgagcagTTGCGGCTTTAAAATACATTAAATATGCAAAAACGAAGCCCCGGAGGTCGTTGTTCGAAAGCGATGTTCCCATTGCTCGCGACCAACTTACACAGACACCGTTTCAATTCGCAAACTTTTCAAAACGAAGCCACTTTTTTTACATAAATTTTCTGCTTCGATAA
- the LOC117217832 gene encoding uncharacterized protein LOC117217832 isoform X3 — translation MTNAASLYEMARFGSYDIGVLLLLLLLLSVAGVSADIASDSYNYMLLIEDVHNYYGTTCIIIVRSNQCTDMNETTVTQIWTRSFSRSGILTVIVGFSDLAQETKKYEGCEVRPLYVVLLSTKKTLNEFATATGRIDISFPVWFVMFLPHQGDPLKSDCRSPTGNLFNLSFDTEMLVLCYDQPSLREWYSFRDNRTTVSNLAVWKPGQGLWPVTNGSLYARRNNLRKEIMRIAYVEESAFVAVENGVLTKYLGEVIQELSESLNFTIEVTNPMDSYGNLNEETQTWSGVIGELVADTVDIGVAEFSMTKRRLEVVDFTLPLILSRMRVYFKKPDGSSVRWTAYVKEFDRHVWTGIAFTVLAVPIVLTLMKTRGRLFAKVVGEYYINVWGIYCQQGMPVGQRQRLVQVAEAFEEERLLAFVGDGRLSTGAKFLCECFIEKYGPRACRFRSIVGLHGKSGLLRNRGDSELFESHALRDRVHRSQQDRKLGDRSEQTQSLQTSHKLQVATIERQRRDQQAEEHVPLADQRLPAGLSRGHFGQRHAAPRHRSVRRGRRMPDTNIGENVLSLLRQGEPLRDDSEEAPTESEQKRRSEKIRAESCGIRASRQRRSVVAITGGEKQAGRDIIVSRNFLPSDALGLPRTIDTLYRYPQNEEEASTIMRIVVDQQARLINRFRFVPRGNIVADHKGKLVVNFRVSFRPLAFRRVSMDLSSREFLFLCHPLRSNQSRVTSFTGDVGKLLLAESMAGDERRLRVVVTTIVFSLPRLQRQKSVDVEREQRAVAALKYIKYAKTKPRRSLFESDVPIARDQLTQTPFQFANFSKRSHFFYINFLLR, via the exons ATGACAAATGCCGCTTCGTTGTACGAGATGGCACGGTTCGGTAGCTACGATATCGgcgtgctgctgctgctgctgctgcttctgTCCGTGGCAGGCGTTTCCGCGGATATAGCGAGCGACAGTTATAATTATATGCTGCTGATCGAAGACGTACACAACTATTACGGAACGACCTGCATAATAATCGTGCGTTCGAACCAATGCACCG ATATGAACGAGACGACCGTGACGCAAATATGGACCCGATCGTTCTCCCGCAGCGGCATCCTGACCGTGATCGTCGGCTTTTCCGATCTTGCACAGGAGACCAAGAAGTACGAAGGTTGCGAGGTGCGTCCGTTATACGTCGTCCTTCTCAGCACAAAGAAGACCCTGAACGAGTTTGCAACGGCCACCGGACGGATCGATATCTCCTTTCCCGTTTGGTTCGTGATGTTCCTTCCGCACCAGGGAGATCCCCTGAAATCCGACTGTCGGAGCCCGACCGGGAACCTGTTCAATCTATCGTTCGATACCGAGATGCTGGTGTTGTGCTACGACCAGCCATCTTTGAGGGAGTGGTACTCGTTTCGGGATAACCGTACAACGGTCTCGAATCTAGCCGTATGGAAACCTGGACAAGGACTTTGGCCCGTGACGAACGGGAGTCTGTACGCGAGGAGGAACAACCTGCGCAAAGAGATCATGCGAATCGCCTACGTCGAG GAGTCCGCGTTCGTCGCGGTCGAGAACGGGGTCCTCACGAAATACCTCGGCGAGGTGATCCAGGAGCTGAGCGAGTCGTTGAACTTCACGATCGAAGTGACGAACCCTATGGATTCGTACGGCAATCTGAACGAGGAAACGCAAACCTGGTCGGGCGTGATAGGCGAACTGGTCGCGGATACGGTCGACATAGGCGTCGCGGAATTCAGCATGACCAAACGCCGACTGGAGGTGGTGGATTTCACGCTGCCGCTGATCCTATCCCGCATGAGGGTGTACTTCAAGAAGCCCGACGGTTCCTCCGTACGGTGGACCGCCTACGTCAAG GAGTTCGACAGGCACGTCTGGACGGGGATAGCGTTCACGGTCCTCGCCGTGCCGATCGTGCTGACTCTCATGAAGACGAGGGGACGTCTCTTCGCAAAAGTCGTCGGGGAATATTACATAAACGTTTGGGGAATATATTGCCAGCAAGGCATGCCAG TCGGGCAACGACAGCGTCTCGTTCAGGTTGCAGAAGCTTTTGAAGAAGAAAGACTACTTGCCTTTGTCGGTGACGGACGGCTTTCGACAGGTGCGAAATTTCTCTGCGAATGTTTCATCGAGAAATATGGTCCACGAGCTTGTCGATTCCGTTCCATTGTAGGTTTGCACGGAAAAAGTGGGCTTCTACGTAACCGAGGCGATAGTGAGCTCTTTGAGTCGCATGCCTTGCGCGATCGAGTACATCGAAGCCAACAGGATCGAAAGCTTGGCGATCGTTCTGAACAAACGCAGTCCTTACAGACAAGTCATAAATTACAA GTTGCAACGATTGAAAGACAACGGCGTGATCAACAAGCTGAGGAACATGTACCTCTTGCCGACCAACGATTACCAGCAGGGCTATCCCGTGGTCACTTTGGGCAGCGTCACGCCGCTCCTCGCCATCGTAGTGTGCGGCGTGGTCGTAGGATGCCTGATACTAACATTGGAGAAAATGTGTTATCGCTGCTGCGACAAGGAGAGCCGTTGCGAGACGATTCGGAAGAAGCTCCGACGGAATCCGAGCAGAAGAGGCGGAGCGAGAAGATACGCGCGGAGTCCTGTGGGATACGCGCATCGAGACAACGGAGATCGGTCGTTGCGATAACGGGGGGCGAGAAACAGGCGGGGCGAGATATAATTGTTTCACGAAACTTTCTGCCGAGCGACGCGCTCGGGCTCCCTCGTACAATCGATACATTGTATCGTTACCCGCAAAACGAGGAAGAAGCCTCGACAATAATGCGCATTGTCGTCGATCAACAGGCTCGTCTTATCAATCGCTTTCGCTTCGTGCCGCGCGGCAACATCGTCGCGGATCACAAGGGTAAATTAGTTGTAAATTTCCGCGTATCGTTTCGCCCGCTGGCGTTTCGGCGGGTTTCGATGGATCTTTCGAGTCGCGAGTTTCTATTTTTGTGCCATCCTCTGCGCTCCAATCAGTCCCGAGTTACCTCGTTTACCGGCGATGTCGGTAAATTGCTACTCGCCGAAAGCATGGCTGGAGACGAGAGACGGCTTCGCGTTGTCGTAACGACTATCGTTTTCTCTCTGCCGAGACTACAACGGCAAAAATCGGTCGACGtcgaacgagaacaacgagcagTTGCGGCTTTAAAATACATTAAATATGCAAAAACGAAGCCCCGGAGGTCGTTGTTCGAAAGCGATGTTCCCATTGCTCGCGACCAACTTACACAGACACCGTTTCAATTCGCAAACTTTTCAAAACGAAGCCACTTTTTTTACATAAATTTTCTGCTTCGATAA
- the LOC117217832 gene encoding glutamate receptor ionotropic, delta-2 isoform X7 — protein MTNAASLYEMARFGSYDIGVLLLLLLLLSVAGVSADIASDSYNYMLLIEDVHNYYGTTCIIIVRSNQCTDMNETTVTQIWTRSFSRSGILTVIVGFSDLAQETKKYEGCEVRPLYVVLLSTKKTLNEFATATGRIDISFPVWFVMFLPHQGDPLKSDCRSPTGNLFNLSFDTEMLVLCYDQPSLREWYSFRDNRTTVSNLAVWKPGQGLWPVTNGSLYARRNNLRKEIMRIAYVEESAFVAVENGVLTKYLGEVIQELSESLNFTIEVTNPMDSYGNLNEETQTWSGVIGELVADTVDIGVAEFSMTKRRLEVVDFTLPLILSRMRVYFKKPDGSSVRWTAYVKEFDRHVWTGIAFTVLAVPIVLTLMKTRGRLFAKVVGEYYINVWGIYCQQGMPEFPQETSQRLAFVSIFVSALIIASAYSASLISNLTVSTVSLPFSTLEQFAHDGSYKLIVFRDSADYDTIVSGNDSVSFRLQKLLKKKDYLPLSVTDGFRQVCTEKVGFYVTEAIVSSLSRMPCAIEYIEANRIESLAIVLNKRSPYRQVINYKLQRLKDNGVINKLRNMYLLPTNDYQQGYPVVTLGSVTPLLAIVVCGVVVGCLILTLEKMCYRCCDKESRCETIRKKLRRNPSRRGGARRYARSPVGYAHRDNGDRSLR, from the exons ATGACAAATGCCGCTTCGTTGTACGAGATGGCACGGTTCGGTAGCTACGATATCGgcgtgctgctgctgctgctgctgcttctgTCCGTGGCAGGCGTTTCCGCGGATATAGCGAGCGACAGTTATAATTATATGCTGCTGATCGAAGACGTACACAACTATTACGGAACGACCTGCATAATAATCGTGCGTTCGAACCAATGCACCG ATATGAACGAGACGACCGTGACGCAAATATGGACCCGATCGTTCTCCCGCAGCGGCATCCTGACCGTGATCGTCGGCTTTTCCGATCTTGCACAGGAGACCAAGAAGTACGAAGGTTGCGAGGTGCGTCCGTTATACGTCGTCCTTCTCAGCACAAAGAAGACCCTGAACGAGTTTGCAACGGCCACCGGACGGATCGATATCTCCTTTCCCGTTTGGTTCGTGATGTTCCTTCCGCACCAGGGAGATCCCCTGAAATCCGACTGTCGGAGCCCGACCGGGAACCTGTTCAATCTATCGTTCGATACCGAGATGCTGGTGTTGTGCTACGACCAGCCATCTTTGAGGGAGTGGTACTCGTTTCGGGATAACCGTACAACGGTCTCGAATCTAGCCGTATGGAAACCTGGACAAGGACTTTGGCCCGTGACGAACGGGAGTCTGTACGCGAGGAGGAACAACCTGCGCAAAGAGATCATGCGAATCGCCTACGTCGAG GAGTCCGCGTTCGTCGCGGTCGAGAACGGGGTCCTCACGAAATACCTCGGCGAGGTGATCCAGGAGCTGAGCGAGTCGTTGAACTTCACGATCGAAGTGACGAACCCTATGGATTCGTACGGCAATCTGAACGAGGAAACGCAAACCTGGTCGGGCGTGATAGGCGAACTGGTCGCGGATACGGTCGACATAGGCGTCGCGGAATTCAGCATGACCAAACGCCGACTGGAGGTGGTGGATTTCACGCTGCCGCTGATCCTATCCCGCATGAGGGTGTACTTCAAGAAGCCCGACGGTTCCTCCGTACGGTGGACCGCCTACGTCAAG GAGTTCGACAGGCACGTCTGGACGGGGATAGCGTTCACGGTCCTCGCCGTGCCGATCGTGCTGACTCTCATGAAGACGAGGGGACGTCTCTTCGCAAAAGTCGTCGGGGAATATTACATAAACGTTTGGGGAATATATTGCCAGCAAGGCATGCCAG AATTTCCGCAAGAAACCTCGCAGAGACTCGCTTTCGTATCGATTTTCGTGTCGGCGTTGATCATCGCGTCCGCTTACTCCGCTTCGTTGATCAGCAATTTGACCGTCTCCACGGTTAGCCTGCCGTTCTCTACTCTCGAGCAGTTCGCGCACGATGGTTCTTACAAGTTGATCGTGTTCAGAGACAGCGCGGACTACGATACGATAGTT TCGGGCAACGACAGCGTCTCGTTCAGGTTGCAGAAGCTTTTGAAGAAGAAAGACTACTTGCCTTTGTCGGTGACGGACGGCTTTCGACAG GTTTGCACGGAAAAAGTGGGCTTCTACGTAACCGAGGCGATAGTGAGCTCTTTGAGTCGCATGCCTTGCGCGATCGAGTACATCGAAGCCAACAGGATCGAAAGCTTGGCGATCGTTCTGAACAAACGCAGTCCTTACAGACAAGTCATAAATTACAA GTTGCAACGATTGAAAGACAACGGCGTGATCAACAAGCTGAGGAACATGTACCTCTTGCCGACCAACGATTACCAGCAGGGCTATCCCGTGGTCACTTTGGGCAGCGTCACGCCGCTCCTCGCCATCGTAGTGTGCGGCGTGGTCGTAGGATGCCTGATACTAACATTGGAGAAAATGTGTTATCGCTGCTGCGACAAGGAGAGCCGTTGCGAGACGATTCGGAAGAAGCTCCGACGGAATCCGAGCAGAAGAGGCGGAGCGAGAAGATACGCGCGGAGTCCTGTGGGATACGCGCATCGAGACAACGGAGATCGGTCGTTGCGATAA
- the LOC117217832 gene encoding uncharacterized protein LOC117217832 isoform X4, whose amino-acid sequence MTNAASLYEMARFGSYDIGVLLLLLLLLSVAGVSADIASDSYNYMLLIEDVHNYYGTTCIIIVRSNQCTDMNETTVTQIWTRSFSRSGILTVIVGFSDLAQETKKYEGCEVRPLYVVLLSTKKTLNEFATATGRIDISFPVWFVMFLPHQGDPLKSDCRSPTGNLFNLSFDTEMLVLCYDQPSLREWYSFRDNRTTVSNLAVWKPGQGLWPVTNGSLYARRNNLRKEIMRIAYVEESAFVAVENGVLTKYLGEVIQELSESLNFTIEVTNPMDSYGNLNEETQTWSGVIGELVADTVDIGVAEFSMTKRRLEVVDFTLPLILSRMRVYFKKPDGSSVRWTAYVKVSRCCFKSPPSVNAITTPMFLCAQEFDRHVWTGIAFTVLAVPIVLTLMKTRGRLFAKVVGEYYINVWGIYCQQGMPVGQRQRLVQVAEAFEEERLLAFVGDGRLSTGLHGKSGLLRNRGDSELFESHALRDRVHRSQQDRKLGDRSEQTQSLQTSHKLQVATIERQRRDQQAEEHVPLADQRLPAGLSRGHFGQRHAAPRHRSVRRGRRMPDTNIGENVLSLLRQGEPLRDDSEEAPTESEQKRRSEKIRAESCGIRASRQRRSVVAITGGEKQAGRDIIVSRNFLPSDALGLPRTIDTLYRYPQNEEEASTIMRIVVDQQARLINRFRFVPRGNIVADHKGKLVVNFRVSFRPLAFRRVSMDLSSREFLFLCHPLRSNQSRVTSFTGDVGKLLLAESMAGDERRLRVVVTTIVFSLPRLQRQKSVDVEREQRAVAALKYIKYAKTKPRRSLFESDVPIARDQLTQTPFQFANFSKRSHFFYINFLLR is encoded by the exons ATGACAAATGCCGCTTCGTTGTACGAGATGGCACGGTTCGGTAGCTACGATATCGgcgtgctgctgctgctgctgctgcttctgTCCGTGGCAGGCGTTTCCGCGGATATAGCGAGCGACAGTTATAATTATATGCTGCTGATCGAAGACGTACACAACTATTACGGAACGACCTGCATAATAATCGTGCGTTCGAACCAATGCACCG ATATGAACGAGACGACCGTGACGCAAATATGGACCCGATCGTTCTCCCGCAGCGGCATCCTGACCGTGATCGTCGGCTTTTCCGATCTTGCACAGGAGACCAAGAAGTACGAAGGTTGCGAGGTGCGTCCGTTATACGTCGTCCTTCTCAGCACAAAGAAGACCCTGAACGAGTTTGCAACGGCCACCGGACGGATCGATATCTCCTTTCCCGTTTGGTTCGTGATGTTCCTTCCGCACCAGGGAGATCCCCTGAAATCCGACTGTCGGAGCCCGACCGGGAACCTGTTCAATCTATCGTTCGATACCGAGATGCTGGTGTTGTGCTACGACCAGCCATCTTTGAGGGAGTGGTACTCGTTTCGGGATAACCGTACAACGGTCTCGAATCTAGCCGTATGGAAACCTGGACAAGGACTTTGGCCCGTGACGAACGGGAGTCTGTACGCGAGGAGGAACAACCTGCGCAAAGAGATCATGCGAATCGCCTACGTCGAG GAGTCCGCGTTCGTCGCGGTCGAGAACGGGGTCCTCACGAAATACCTCGGCGAGGTGATCCAGGAGCTGAGCGAGTCGTTGAACTTCACGATCGAAGTGACGAACCCTATGGATTCGTACGGCAATCTGAACGAGGAAACGCAAACCTGGTCGGGCGTGATAGGCGAACTGGTCGCGGATACGGTCGACATAGGCGTCGCGGAATTCAGCATGACCAAACGCCGACTGGAGGTGGTGGATTTCACGCTGCCGCTGATCCTATCCCGCATGAGGGTGTACTTCAAGAAGCCCGACGGTTCCTCCGTACGGTGGACCGCCTACGTCAAGGTTTCTCGTTGTTGTTTCAAGAGTCCGCCATCGGTGAACGCGATAACGACACCGATGTTTCTCTGTGCTCAGGAGTTCGACAGGCACGTCTGGACGGGGATAGCGTTCACGGTCCTCGCCGTGCCGATCGTGCTGACTCTCATGAAGACGAGGGGACGTCTCTTCGCAAAAGTCGTCGGGGAATATTACATAAACGTTTGGGGAATATATTGCCAGCAAGGCATGCCAG TCGGGCAACGACAGCGTCTCGTTCAGGTTGCAGAAGCTTTTGAAGAAGAAAGACTACTTGCCTTTGTCGGTGACGGACGGCTTTCGACAG GTTTGCACGGAAAAAGTGGGCTTCTACGTAACCGAGGCGATAGTGAGCTCTTTGAGTCGCATGCCTTGCGCGATCGAGTACATCGAAGCCAACAGGATCGAAAGCTTGGCGATCGTTCTGAACAAACGCAGTCCTTACAGACAAGTCATAAATTACAA GTTGCAACGATTGAAAGACAACGGCGTGATCAACAAGCTGAGGAACATGTACCTCTTGCCGACCAACGATTACCAGCAGGGCTATCCCGTGGTCACTTTGGGCAGCGTCACGCCGCTCCTCGCCATCGTAGTGTGCGGCGTGGTCGTAGGATGCCTGATACTAACATTGGAGAAAATGTGTTATCGCTGCTGCGACAAGGAGAGCCGTTGCGAGACGATTCGGAAGAAGCTCCGACGGAATCCGAGCAGAAGAGGCGGAGCGAGAAGATACGCGCGGAGTCCTGTGGGATACGCGCATCGAGACAACGGAGATCGGTCGTTGCGATAACGGGGGGCGAGAAACAGGCGGGGCGAGATATAATTGTTTCACGAAACTTTCTGCCGAGCGACGCGCTCGGGCTCCCTCGTACAATCGATACATTGTATCGTTACCCGCAAAACGAGGAAGAAGCCTCGACAATAATGCGCATTGTCGTCGATCAACAGGCTCGTCTTATCAATCGCTTTCGCTTCGTGCCGCGCGGCAACATCGTCGCGGATCACAAGGGTAAATTAGTTGTAAATTTCCGCGTATCGTTTCGCCCGCTGGCGTTTCGGCGGGTTTCGATGGATCTTTCGAGTCGCGAGTTTCTATTTTTGTGCCATCCTCTGCGCTCCAATCAGTCCCGAGTTACCTCGTTTACCGGCGATGTCGGTAAATTGCTACTCGCCGAAAGCATGGCTGGAGACGAGAGACGGCTTCGCGTTGTCGTAACGACTATCGTTTTCTCTCTGCCGAGACTACAACGGCAAAAATCGGTCGACGtcgaacgagaacaacgagcagTTGCGGCTTTAAAATACATTAAATATGCAAAAACGAAGCCCCGGAGGTCGTTGTTCGAAAGCGATGTTCCCATTGCTCGCGACCAACTTACACAGACACCGTTTCAATTCGCAAACTTTTCAAAACGAAGCCACTTTTTTTACATAAATTTTCTGCTTCGATAA